The following is a genomic window from Clostridia bacterium.
TTTGATCTCATCAGGTACAGTGTCTTTTTCTAGAAAACTTGCCTGTTCTGTAATGACAATGTCTTCAGGAAATATAACTGCATATTTTTCGGGAACAGGGTTGCGGTGCTTGACTTCTACAAGTCCTTTTGGAATTTCACAATAGCTTATAGAACGAACAACTATATTAAGCGAATACTTGCCTTGCTCGACTTTGCCCTTCAAAATTATTTCTGAACCGTCGGTTAGATTATCTGCCTTTTGAACTGAGGAACTATGAGCAAAGAAAATACACTCTACTTGTCCTGTAAAATCTTCCAAAGTAAATTTGAAATAAACTTTCTCTTTGTCGCTTTCCGGATTTTTCTTAGATTTATATGTAGCACGCTTAAGTCCCTTTATTGTGCCGCATACAACCGCTTCCTGCTCGCAATAAAGGTTTAGATCTTTTATATAAACAGCAGGCTCGTTAATTTCTTTGCCTATAAAATGGTTAACGCTAATAGGAAAAATAAGCCGATTATTAGTATATGTAACTACTTTTAAAGGCTCGGGCTTGAGAATATCAAGAATATCTTCTTTTGACTCTTTTTTTATAAGCTCAACTTCAAAATCCGCGCAGAAATTATTTGAAAGATTTTGTTCTATCTGCTTGTCCAGCCCTTTTGTAATCGCATAGTCATAATACAGCTCATCAATGCTGATTGATATTTTGCTTATTTTGCCCAGCTCTATTTTTATATTTTTGCTTGGAAAGTTATTGGTATTGAGCTCAGTTTTGATAAGTGTCTGCAAAGACAATATTATATGCTCTTCTTTTACTTCTACCTTAAAAAAGTCGCAATATGTTTCAATCCCTGTAAGCTGCTGACTTATTTTTTTTATTTCTGCAAATGAACTTTTTGCTTTGGTCAAAAAAGGCTCGTCATTAGGATAAAAATATTCTATTTTGCAGTAATCTTCCGCTGCAAAATAAGTGACTTTGTTAAGTCTTAGATATTTGTATTCAGGATTGATTTTAATAATTTCTTCTATAAGTTTTTCCAAAATATATCCCCACCAAAAAATATGAACTAATAGATCTTAGTTTATTTATCTTTTACAAAATCTTCTACTCTTTTTACAAGTTCGTCCAAAAGTTCGTTTTCTTTAACGATTTTGACTATCTCGCCCTTTTCAAAAATAATGCCTTTTCCGTCTCCGCCTGTAATGCCGAAATCAGCACCTTTTGCTTCACCAGGACCATTAACAGGACAGCCCATTATTGCTACTTTTACAGGCTTTTGAATATGTCCAAGTCTTTTCTGAGCCTGCGTTGCAAGGTTAAACAAATCAACCTTACATCTGCCACATGTGGGACAAGATACTATTTCTACAAAATTATTGTCTTTTCCAGAATATCTCAATATTTTTTTTGCGGCAGCTATTTCTTCTACCGAATCGCCAGTAACAGATACTCTTATTGTATCGCCAATATTATCTATCAATAACGAACCTATTCCAATAGCGGATTTTATTAACGCACTCTCATAAAGCCCAGCTTCGGTAACTCCAAGATGTTGAGGATATTGAGATTTTTGGGCTATAATACGGCATGCGTCAATCATCATTTTTACATCAGATGATTTGACGGATATAACTATATCATAAAATCCTAGGTTTTCAAGTATAGATACACTTTTTAATGCGCTTTCTGCCAAAGCCGTTGCGCTTCTGCCATAAGACTGCAAAAACTCTTTTTCTATAGAACCGCTGTTAACTCCCACTCTTATAGGAATATTATGACTTTTGGCACAATCGACTATAGCTTTTACTTTTTCTTGTGTGCCTATATTTCCAGGATTTATTCTGATTTTGTCAATACCGTTTTCTATTGAAGCTATGGCTAATCTATAATCAAATTGGATATCCGCTACAAGCGGAATATGCGTATTTTGTTTGATTGTCTTGATTGCTTTGGCATCGTCTGTATCAGTTATAGCCATTCTTACTATATCGCAGCCTGCATCAGACAATTTTTTTATTTGATAAACTGTATTATCAACATCTGAGGTTTTGGTATTAGTCATTGATTGTATAGCAATCTTGTTACCGCCGCCTATTTCGACATTTCCAATCTTAATAACTTTTGTCATAATTATATTCTACCGTATAAACTTTAGCATATCAATCACAATGATCAAACCTAACAGCAATACAAATCCTACAAAATGTATCATATTTTCTATATTACGATTAATAGGTTTCTTTCTTATCCATTCTATCAAGGTAAAGACAATTTTTGAGCCGTCCAAAGCTGGAATAGGAAATAGATTGAAAATACCTAGGTTTACTGCAATAAGCGGCAACAAAATCAGAACATTTAATATATTAGCTTGAGATAGTTTTGCCATTTCGGTAACAGTAGTAACAGGTCCGCTCAACTGGTTAAGCCCTATTCCTCTTAACAAATCACCAAATGCCGATAATATCGTTCCCGCCATTTTTAGTGTAAAAGGAAATGCATATCCTATGCTTTCAAAAATATTATAACTTTGTCGAACATAATCTTTAGTTATTATACCTATGCCGACATTAGTTTGTTCTTTTTTATTCTCATCCAAAAACGTATAACGAACCTTTTTTAACGGAAGATCTTTTTTAACATCGTCTCTTAATACTGTTAATACAAAGTCTTCATTTTCATCTATATCTTTCATTAGTGTACTTAGGTCTTTCATTATAGTTATTTTTTTGCCGTTTACGGCAACTATGATGTCATTTTCTTTTATGATACTAGCGTTAGGAGTATCATAGACCTCTCCAACTACAGGAAGACTGTTGCCTATCACAGCAATGAAGATTATAGAAAATATAAAACCAGAAATTATATTGAAAAGAGCGCCGCTTATAAGAACTATAATTCTTTTCCAAGGTTTTTGCTCATTAAAACTAAGCTGCTTGTTTTGTTGTTCGTTTGCTTTTTCTTCAGGCTTTGATTCTTTTTCTGAAAAAACATCTATTTCCACGTTTTCTTTTTTGGGCTTAGCAGGCTCTCCTTCGTCTTCTCCTTCAAAAGCGCAAAATCCTCCCAAAGGAAAAATACGCAAGCTGATTTTTTCACCTCTTTTGTTGGTGCGTTGAAAAATTGCAGGTCCAAATCCGATTGAAAATTCATTAATTTTAAATCCTAAAATTCTGCCTGCAATGTAATGACCGAATTCATGGATTGTAACCATCAAAAGCAATATCAAAATTGACAATACTATATATAAAGCAAACATAATTCTCCCATATTGATTTAAGGCTTATTTTAATATCTTATTATAATCTAGATTGAGATATTCTCTTACTTCATTATCAACTTTTATAATATTATCTACGGTAATAGTATCATTATAACTCAACTTTGTCACACAATAATCAACTAATCTATAAATATCCAAAAATCCTATCTTTTTGTTTAAAAATAATTCCACCGCTTTTTCGTCAGCAGCTATCATAACTGCGAGAGTCAAGCCGCCTTTTTGATAAACTTGTCGCGCCAGTTTAGGAAAAGGGAAATTATCTTCATCAGGTTGATAAAAATCAAGGTGAAGATCAAAAAAATTAAGCGGTCTAACCGATGTGTTAAGTCTATCGGGATAGCTTAGTGCAAACAAAACAGGAATTTCCATAGATGGATTGCCTAGTTGTGCAATGACCGAATTATCTACAAACTCTACCATAGAATGAACTGTACTAGAAGGATGTATTACATAATCAACATTATCCGTCTGAAAAAGATATTTGGCTTCAATGATTTCCAAGCCTTTGTTCATCATAGTAGCAGAATCTATTGTTATCTTTTTTCCCATATTCCAGTTTGGATGTTTGAGCGCAAGTTCGGGTGTAATATCTTCTAACTCACTCTTATTACGGCCAAAAAATGCACCGCCGCTTGCAGTTAAAATAATGCGTTTTAGATTTTTTTTAGATTCGCCGTTAAGACACTGGAATACTGCAGAGTGTTCGCTGTCAACAGGTATAATCTGACCATTTTTGCAAGCATTTATAAGCAAGCTGCCGCCGCTTACCAATACTTCTTTGTTGGCCAATGCGATTTTTTTGCCCAAAGAAACCGCGAGCAAGACAGCACGCAAAGACGCTGTGCCTGCGCTGACAGCCGCAACTACATCTACACCGTCAACATTTACAGCTTCTTCAAGCGCTTTTTCTCCAATACATATCTGAGTATTTTCTGGTAATTGTTCTTTTATATATGAATAATCAACTTTCGGATCTGAAAAACCAACAAATTTGGGGCGAAATTCCCATGCCGAAGAAATAAGTTTTTGAATATTGTTATTGACACATAACGAAATTATTTTGAACTTATCGGGATTTTTTCTTGCGGCATCCAAAACATAAGAACCTACCGTTCCGCTACTACCTAATACCGCAAGTCCTTTCATTTAGACTACTCCTATTGAAAGAATATGCATAATCAAAAAGTAAGTATAGATAAACAATCCATTAAACATCAGACCGTCACATCTATCCATAACTCCGCCATGTCCAGGAAATATCGTGCCGTAATCCTTGATATTAACTGAACGCTTAATTGTAGATGCTACCAAATCGCCTACCTGGGTAAATATTGAACCAAATAAGCCCATAATTATGAAGTTGACATAATTTAAGCCTAAACTCAAATTAAACACTACAAAGTCCCCTACATTTTGATAACCAAGCAGCATTACAAGCAGTGATGCGCCTATACCGCCCAAAAGACCCCCTATCGCCCCGCTGATTGTTTTCTTAGGACTTATAGTAGGTGCTAGTTTGGGACCTTTAAATGTTATTCCTATCAAATAAGCAAAGGTATCTGAAAAAATTGAAATCGCAAATACCATTACAAGCGGAACTAGAGAATACCATTCATCAAGAGTGTTATTGATAGCAAAAAGGCAGGCAAGCAGGCATTGAGGATATATAATTACAAATAGGGTTGACAATATATTTCCCATTTCAATAGATTTTTTGAAAAAGGATACAATCATCATTCCTAAGAAAGTCAGACCTACAAGCAAAAACACAAGTGCAAGTCCGTCTATTTCCCAATCTGTATAAAAAATACTTGATGAAAAAGCAGATAGACTG
Proteins encoded in this region:
- the ispG gene encoding flavodoxin-dependent (E)-4-hydroxy-3-methylbut-2-enyl-diphosphate synthase, with the protein product MTKVIKIGNVEIGGGNKIAIQSMTNTKTSDVDNTVYQIKKLSDAGCDIVRMAITDTDDAKAIKTIKQNTHIPLVADIQFDYRLAIASIENGIDKIRINPGNIGTQEKVKAIVDCAKSHNIPIRVGVNSGSIEKEFLQSYGRSATALAESALKSVSILENLGFYDIVISVKSSDVKMMIDACRIIAQKSQYPQHLGVTEAGLYESALIKSAIGIGSLLIDNIGDTIRVSVTGDSVEEIAAAKKILRYSGKDNNFVEIVSCPTCGRCKVDLFNLATQAQKRLGHIQKPVKVAIMGCPVNGPGEAKGADFGITGGDGKGIIFEKGEIVKIVKENELLDELVKRVEDFVKDK
- a CDS encoding exonuclease domain-containing protein — translated: MEKLIEEIIKINPEYKYLRLNKVTYFAAEDYCKIEYFYPNDEPFLTKAKSSFAEIKKISQQLTGIETYCDFFKVEVKEEHIILSLQTLIKTELNTNNFPSKNIKIELGKISKISISIDELYYDYAITKGLDKQIEQNLSNNFCADFEVELIKKESKEDILDILKPEPLKVVTYTNNRLIFPISVNHFIGKEINEPAVYIKDLNLYCEQEAVVCGTIKGLKRATYKSKKNPESDKEKVYFKFTLEDFTGQVECIFFAHSSSVQKADNLTDGSEIILKGKVEQGKYSLNIVVRSISYCEIPKGLVEVKHRNPVPEKYAVIFPEDIVITEQASFLEKDTVPDEIKKNTYVVFDVETTGIGENDKITELAAVKIKDGKICQLFSTLINPKMKIPPETSKITGITDEMVAQSPTYEEIAGDFYKFCENAILVGHNIVEFDLPFISRYSDTTHYYFDEHKVEDTLIIAREKLKGKLSNYKLTTVAQYFNIVNIMAHRAQFDALTTAKVFLELSKLPG
- the dxr gene encoding 1-deoxy-D-xylulose-5-phosphate reductoisomerase, which translates into the protein MKGLAVLGSSGTVGSYVLDAARKNPDKFKIISLCVNNNIQKLISSAWEFRPKFVGFSDPKVDYSYIKEQLPENTQICIGEKALEEAVNVDGVDVVAAVSAGTASLRAVLLAVSLGKKIALANKEVLVSGGSLLINACKNGQIIPVDSEHSAVFQCLNGESKKNLKRIILTASGGAFFGRNKSELEDITPELALKHPNWNMGKKITIDSATMMNKGLEIIEAKYLFQTDNVDYVIHPSSTVHSMVEFVDNSVIAQLGNPSMEIPVLFALSYPDRLNTSVRPLNFFDLHLDFYQPDEDNFPFPKLARQVYQKGGLTLAVMIAADEKAVELFLNKKIGFLDIYRLVDYCVTKLSYNDTITVDNIIKVDNEVREYLNLDYNKILK
- a CDS encoding M50 family metallopeptidase, producing MFALYIVLSILILLLMVTIHEFGHYIAGRILGFKINEFSIGFGPAIFQRTNKRGEKISLRIFPLGGFCAFEGEDEGEPAKPKKENVEIDVFSEKESKPEEKANEQQNKQLSFNEQKPWKRIIVLISGALFNIISGFIFSIIFIAVIGNSLPVVGEVYDTPNASIIKENDIIVAVNGKKITIMKDLSTLMKDIDENEDFVLTVLRDDVKKDLPLKKVRYTFLDENKKEQTNVGIGIITKDYVRQSYNIFESIGYAFPFTLKMAGTILSAFGDLLRGIGLNQLSGPVTTVTEMAKLSQANILNVLILLPLIAVNLGIFNLFPIPALDGSKIVFTLIEWIRKKPINRNIENMIHFVGFVLLLGLIIVIDMLKFIR
- a CDS encoding phosphatidate cytidylyltransferase produces the protein MKKRIFTGAFILIVLAAAFLLREIHPLFFDLMVVTLMIMAGAEMAKALSNKMPNPILPVVVLFPVMAYAVFSLSAFSSSIFYTDWEIDGLALVFLLVGLTFLGMMIVSFFKKSIEMGNILSTLFVIIYPQCLLACLFAINNTLDEWYSLVPLVMVFAISIFSDTFAYLIGITFKGPKLAPTISPKKTISGAIGGLLGGIGASLLVMLLGYQNVGDFVVFNLSLGLNYVNFIIMGLFGSIFTQVGDLVASTIKRSVNIKDYGTIFPGHGGVMDRCDGLMFNGLFIYTYFLIMHILSIGVV